From the genome of Pseudomonas bubulae:
AGGACTTGCCCTGCACCCGCGCCACGTCACGGATTACCGCCTTGGCGGCCATCGAACCGAAAGTGATGATCTGGCTTACCGCGTTGCGTCCGTATTTTTCGGCCACATACTCGATTACCCGGTCGCGACCATCCATGCAGAAGTCGACGTCGAAGTCGGGCATCGATACCCGTTCCGGGTTAAGGAATCGTTCGAACAGGAGGTCGTATTCCAGCGGATCAAGGTCGGTGATCTTCTGTACATAGGCCACCAGCGAGCCGGCACCCGACCCCCGGCCCGGTCCTACCGGTACGCCATTGCTCTTGGCCCACTGAATAAAGTCCATCACGATCAGGAAGTAACCCGGGAACCCCATCTGGATGATGATATCCAGTTCGAAATTCAGCCGGTCGACATACACCTGACGCTTGGTGTCGTAATCCTCGGTGGTGTCTTTGGGCAGCAGAACGCTCAGGCGCTCTTCCAGGCCGTCAAATGACACCTTGCGGAAATATTCATCGATGGTCATGCCATCAGGGATCGGGAAGTTGGGCAAAAAGTGAGTGCCCAGCTTTACTTCGATATTGCAGCGTTTGGCAATTTCAACCGTGTTTGCCAAAGCATCAGGCAAGTCACTGAACAGCTCGGCCATTTCCTCGGCGCTTTTCAGATACTGCTGATCGCTGTAATTCTTGGAGCGACGCGGGTCGTCCAGTGCCCGGCCCTCACCAATGCAGACGCGGGTTTCGTGAGCCTCAAAGTCCTGTTGCCTGATAAAGCGCACATCGTTGGTTGCCACCAGCGGCGCGCCGATCTTGTCTGCCAGGGCCACAGCCGCATGCAGATGCTCTTCGTCATTGGGACGCTTGGTACGCTGCACTTCGATATAGAAGCGGTCAGGGAACACCGTCATCCATTCTCGGGCCAGGGTCTCGGCTTCTTCAGTGTTGCCACTGATCAGCGCGACACCGATCTCGCCCTCTTTCGCAGCCGACAGCATGATCAGGCCATCGGCGGCCTCGGCTACCCACTCGCGCTCGATGATGACCTGGCCATTGCGCTGGCCATCGATGTAACCACGGGAGATCAGCTCGGTCAGGTTGCGATAGCCCAACGGGTTCATCGCCAACAGGCTGATACGGCTGAGGGGGTTTTCAGGGTCCTTGTTCGACAGCCACAGGTCTGCACCACTGATCGGCTTGATGCCGCCGCCCATGGCCGCCTTGTAGAACTTGACCAGGGAGCACATGTTGTTCTGATCGGTCACCGCGACAGCGGGCATATTCATGCCGGCCAGAGTTTTGATCAGCGGTTTGATCCGCACCAGGCCATCGACCAGGGAGTATTCAGTGTGCAGGCGCAGGTGAACGAATGAAGCCGGCATGGTGATCCTGTCTATAAGCTTTGAGAAACAACAAGGCCCGGATTGTACCGGGCCTTGGCAAAAACATCAGCCTTATGGCTAAAGGCCTTCAAGGGCCTCGTAAGCACGACGCACCGGACCAAACGAACGGCGATGTATCGGTGTAGGCCCCAGGCGCTCGAGGGCTGCAAGATGAACGGCCGTTGGGTAACCCTTGTGCCCGCCAATGCCATAGCCAGGGTACTGCAGCTCGAATGCAGCCATTTCGCGGTCACGGCTGACCTTGGCCAGAATCGATGCCGCGGCAATTGCCGGTACCTTGCTATCGCCCTTGACCACGGCCTCGGCTGGCATGGCCAGCTTGGGGCAACGATTACCGTCGATCATGGCCAGTTTCGGGGTAATGCTCAGTCCTTCAACAGCGCGCTGCATGGCCAGCATGGTGGCGTGCAGAATGTTCAGCTCGTCGATTTCTTCGACTTCGGCCCGGGCAATGCACCAGCTCAGTGCTTTTTCACGAATTTCGTCGAAGAGCTTTTCGCGACGGGCTTCAGTGAGCTTTTTCGAATCATTGAGCCCGGCGATAGGCCGATTGGGGTCGAGAATCACGGCGGCCGTTACCACAGCACCGCACAAGGGGCCACGACCCACTTCATCGACACCCGCCACGAGGTCTTCGACCAGATTGAAGTCCAAGCCGATTTGCATGGTTACTTTACTCATTTGGATTGTGCAATCAGGTCCAATACCGCTTTGGCGGCCTGATTGGAAGCGTCGAGACGCAAGGTGCGATGAATTTCGTCAAAGCCGCGGGTCTGCTCTTCACCACCCTCAAGCAAAGGCAGCAAGGTGCGGGCCAGTGCCTCAGGCGTGGCTGCATCCTGCAACAGCTCGGGCACCAGCATGCGCTGGGCCAGCAAGTTGGGCAGCGACACATACGGGCTTTTGACCAGACGCTTGAGAATCCAGAACGTGAGACGCGCAAGACGATAAGCCACCACCATCGGCCGCTTGTACAGCAAGGCTTCAAGAGTGGCCGTGCCCGATGCGATCAGGACCGCATCACAGGCCGCTAGCGCGAGGTGCGACTGGCCGTCGAGCAAGGTCAGCGGCAAGTCGCGCCCCACCAGCAACTGTTCGATCTGCTCACGACGCGCTGCGCTCGCGCAAGGCAACACAAAGCGCACATCAGGGCGAGCTTGGCGGATTATTTGCGCGGCATCGAGAAACAACCCGCCAAGCTTGCCAACTTCACCACCACGACTACCCGGCATCAAGGCGACCAACGGCCCGTCAGGCAGGCCCAACTCGGCGCGCGCACCGGCCTTGTCGGCCTCAAGAGGAATGGTGTCTGCCAGCGAATGCCCGACAAAACGCACGGGCACACCGTGCTCTTCGTAAAAGCGCGCCTCGAATGGCAGCAACGTCAGCATCAAATCGCAACCTTCGCGGATTTTCAGCACGCGCTTCTGCCGCCACGCCCACACGGACGGGCTCACATAATGCACGGTCTTGATCCCGGCACGACGCAATTGAAGTTCGATATTGAGGGTGAAATCGGGGGCGTCGATGCCGATAAACACGTCGGGCTTTTCGGCGATCAGGGTCTGAACCAACAGCTTGCGGCGCTTGAGCAATTCACGCAGGCGACCCAGCACTTCAACCAGGCCCATCACCGACAGACGTTCCATCGGGAAGTAGGAGCTCATGCCCTCTGCTTCCATCAATGGACCACCCACGCCGATAAATTCGATATCAGAATGCTGGGCCTTGAGTGCCCGCATCAACCCCGAACCCAATATGTCGCCCGAGGCCTCACCCGCTACCAGCGCGATACGCAATCTGGCCATGACTAGCGCGTGATGCCGCGAGTGGAAGAGCGAATGGACTCTACAAACATGGCAACTTCCGGGAACTGAGCAGCAGGCTCGGCCAATTCTGCAAGCGCCTGATCAACAGTCAACCCCTGGCGGTAAACCACCTTGTAGGCACGACGCAAGGCATGGATGGCATCGTCACTGAAGCCGCGACGACGCATGCCTTCGAAGTTCATGCTGCGTGCTTCGGCAGGGCTGCCAAACACGGTTACAAATGCAGGAACGTCCTTGCCAATGGCAGTGCCCATGCCCGAAAAGCTGTGCGCACCGATGTGGCAGAACTGATGGACCAGGGTAAAACCGGACAGGATGGCCCAGTCACCCATGTGCACATGGCCTGCCAACGCAGAGTTATTGACCAGGATGCAATGGTTGCCAATAACGCTGTCATGGCCGATATGGGCATAGGCCATTACCAGGTTGTGATCACCCAGCGTGGTTTCAGAGCGGTCCTGAATGGTGCCGCGATGAATGGTGACACCTTCACGAATCACGTTGTGGTCACCGATCACCAGGCGAGTTTCCTCACCCTTGTACTTCAGATCAGGGGTGTCCTCACCTACCGAAGAAAACTGGTAGATGCGATTGTGCTTACCGATCCTGGTTGGGCCCTTGAGAATCACATGCGGCCCAATCACAGTCCCCTCGCCGATTTCCACACCAGCGCCGATGATCGACCAAGGGCCGACCTCGACGTCGTCGGCCAAAATGGCCGTCGGATCGATGATTGCGCGAGGGTCAATCAAACTCATAGTTTGCGTTCCGCACAAATGATTTCAGCCGAGCATACCGGCTTGCCGTCAACCGTTGCCTGGCACTCGAACTTCCAGATGGAACGCTTGCAGCTCAAGAACTTGGCCTCAAGGATCAGTTGATCACCTGGCAGCACAGGCTGACGAAAGCGTAGCTTGTCGGAACCTACGAAGTAATAAAGTGTACCGTCAGCCGGCTTGAGGTCCATCATCTTGAAACCAAGGATGCCGGCTGCCTGAGCCATGGCCTCGATGATCAACACGCCCGGCATGATCGGGTGGGCCGGGAAGTGACCGTTGAAAAAAGGCTCATTGATGCTGACATTCTTGTAGGCACGAATGCGCTTGTTCTCGACATCCAGATCCACCACTCGGTCCACCAGCAGGAACGGGTAACGGTGGGGCAGATATTCGCGAATCTCGTTGATGTCCATCATTTCGTGGGGAAGCCTGTAATAAAGATTGGGCGCGCGCGACTAAGGCGCGCTCCTCTAGCAAATCAAGGAAGCAAACCAATGGCTCTGCACGCTTGATATGGAAATTGTATTAACCTTTTGAAGAAGCTTTACCGCCGGGGGTCACTTACCGACGTGCTTTTCCAGTTGTTTCAATCGCCGGGCGATATCGTCCAGCTGACGAATACGTGCCGCACTTTTGCGCCACTCGGCGGCCGGCTGCATCGCGGTACCGGAAGAGTAGGCGCCAGGCTCGGTAATCGAGTGGGTCACCATTGTCATGCCAGTCAAGAATACATTGTCACAAATTTCAATGTGCCCCACCAAACCGACACCACCTGCCAGCATGCAGTGCTTGCCGATCTTGGTGCTGCCCGAGATCCCGACACATGCGGCCATGGCCGTATGGTCACCGACCTGAACGTTGTGCGCGATCTGGATCTGGTTATCCAGCTTGACCCCATTACCGATTACGGTATCGGCCAGGGCGCCGCGGTCGATGGCCGTGTTGACACCGATTTCGACATCATCACCAATGGTCACACCACCGATTTGCGCGATTTTTTGCCACACGCCTTTTTCGTTGGCAAAACCAAAGCCTTCACCGCCCAGCACTGCGCCCGACTGAATAACCACGCGCTTGCCGATGCGAACATCGTGATAAAGCGTCACGCGTGGAGCCAGCCAGCCGCCTTCACCGATTTCGCAACGCGCCCCGATAAAGCAATGAGGGCCCACCGTGACACCGGCAGCGATGCGCGCACCGCTTTCGATGACGGCAAACGCACCAATGCTCGCCGCAGGGTCAACCACCGCGTCAGCAGCAATCACTGCCGATGGATGAACGCCGGCAGTGGCTTTGGGTTTGGGATCAAACAGATGGGAAATCCGCGCATAAGCCAGGTAAGGATCCGGCACAACCAGGGCATCACCGGGATACTCTTCGGCGTCAGCAGCCTTGAGCAATACAGCTCCGGCCTGGCAGTCGACAAGGAATTTTCGGTACTGGGGGTTGGCCAGAAAGCTCAACTGAGCTGGGCCAGCCTCTTGTAAAGTGGCTAGCCCAGTGATTTCTTTCTCCGCAGAGCCACGCAAGGTGGCCCCGAGGAACTCGGCCAATTGGCCGAGTTTTATAGTCGCAGTCATAATTACTTCAGCTGATTCATGCGCTCGATAACTTGGCGAGTGATGTCGTACTGAGGTTTAACATCAATCACAGCACCACGCTCGAACACCAGGTCAAAGGCGCCTTTTTTGATGACTTCTTCAACAGCGCTGTCCAGTTTCGGCTTCAGCTGTTTCAGCATTTCACGGTCAGCAACGGCTTTGGCTTCGTTCAGTTCCTTGGACTGGAACTGGAAGTCACGGGCCTTTTGCTTGAATTCAAGCTCCAGACGCTCACGCTCGCCCTGCTGCATCTTATCGCCGCCTTTTACCAGACGGTCCTGAATACCCTTGGCGCTGCTTTCCAGGCTTTTGAGCTTGGTCAGTTGCGGGCCAAATTTCTTCTCGGCATCTACGGCGTAACGCTTGGCGGCGTCCGATTCAAGCAATGCCATCTGATAGTTCAGCACGGCAATTTTCATGTCGGCGAAAGCCGGGCCAGCCACTAGAACCGAAGCCAGGAGAACCAATTGAGTCAACTTACGCACGATGCACTCCTAAAAAATCCGTTGTCTGTATCTGAAGTCAGGCTTTAGAAAGTCTGGCCGAGGGAGAATTGGAACACTTGAGTGTCGGCATCATCCGGTTTCTTGATCGGCATGGCCAAGCTGAAACTCAGCGGGCCAAGCGCAGTCACCCAGGTCACACCAACACCCACAGAGCTGGCCAGGTTGCTGAAGCCGATATCGCAATCCTTGGTATCGCCCTTGCAGTTGGTGTCGAACACGTTACCCACATCCCAGAACACGGAGGTGCGCAGGGAACGCTGGTCTTTGACGAACGGCATAGGGAACAACACTTCCACACCACCCTGGATCAGCACGTTACCACCGAATGGCAGCGGATCCTGGTCCGGGTCGGCAATGGTGCCTACGTTACCGGTTACACCAGCACCACGGCTTGGGGTGCTGCGTGGGCCCAGAGCGCTGTCCTTGAAGCCACGTACCGAGTTGAAGCCACCCGCGTAGTAGTTTTCATAGAACGGCAGGCCTTCGGTGGAACCATAGCCATCACCATAGCCCAACTCGGTGTGCAGGCGCATGGTGTAGGTGTCGGTCAACGGCTGGAACAGCTGGGCACGGTAGTCCAGCTTGTAGAACTGCAGGTCGCTGCCTGGAATGGTGGTTTCAAACACCAGGCTTTGCGAGCTGCCGCGAGTCGGCAATACGCCTTTGTTCAGGGTCGATTCAGACCAGCCGACCGATGCCTTGAAGTTGAGGTACTTGTCGCCTTCACGGTTTACGAAGTCGAAAATCTCGTCAACGGTGTACTGGCCGGTGCTGATTTCATCCTGCTGCACAGTCAGGCCATAGGTCAGGCGCGATGTGTCGCTGATCGGGTAGCCCATGGTGATACCAGCACCCAGGCTGTCCACCGAGTAGTTTGCTACGTCAACGTCCAGGTCTTTGTAGTCGGTAGTGCGGTAGAAAGCGTTGTAACCCAGGCTCACACCATCAGCTGTCCAGTACGGATCGACATAGCTGAAGTTGTAGCGGCTCTGGTATTCGCTGCGGGTCAGGCCAATGCTGACCTTGTTGCCCGTACCCAGGAAGTTGTTCTGGGTAATCGAACCGCCCAGGATCAAACCTGCGCTCTGGGCAAAACCGACGCTGGCGGTAATGGAACCCGACGCCTGCTCTTCTACTGCATAGTTCACGTCAACCTGATCGTCAGTGCCTGGCACTGCCGGAGTCTCGACGTTGACTTCCTTGAAGAAGCCCAGACGCTCAAGGCGGACCTTGGACTGGTCAATCAGGTAAGTCGATGCCCAGCCACCTTCCATCTGGCGCATTTCGCGACGCAGCACTTCGTCAGCCGACTTGGTGTTGCCGCGGTAGTTGATGCGGTTGACGTAAGCACGCTTGCCCGGATCGACCACAAAGGTGATGGCCACGGTGTGATCTTCAGGGTTTGGCTGAGGTACGCCGTTGACGTTGGCGAAGGTATAGCCCTCGTTACCCAGACGACGGGTGATCAGCTCCGAGGTGGTGGTCATCAGCTTGCGCGAGAACACCTGGCCCGGCTGAACCAGCAGCAGCGACTTGATCTGATCTTCCGGAACCTTGAGGTCACCGCTCAGTTTCACTTCGCCAACATTGTATTTTTCGCCTTCATTCACGTTAACGGTGATGTAGACGCTTTTCTTGTCAGGCGTGATCGATACCTGGGTCGAAGCAATATCCATATTGATATAGCCGCGATCGAGATAGTAGGAGCGCAGACGCTCAAGGTCACCCGACAGTTTTTCACGTGCGTACTTGTCGTCGTTCTTGAAGAACGACAGCCAGTTCGTGGTCTTGAGTTCAAACAGGTCAACCAGGTCGGACTCAGGGAAAACCGTGTTGCCCACCACGTTGATGTGCTGGATCGCGGCAACCGTGCCCTCGTTGATATTGACCTTCAAGGCAACCCGGTTACGCGGCTCGGGCACCACTTCGGTGTCTACCGTCGCCGAGTAGCGGCCCTGGGCAACATACTGGCGTTGCAGTTCGTTGCGCACGCCTTCAAGGGTGGCGCGCTGGAAGATTTCACCTTCGGCCAGGCCCGACTGTTTAAGACCTTTCATAAGGTCATCAGTGGAGATCGCCTTGTTGCCGTCAATGGTGATGCTGGAGACGGAAGGACGTTCGACAACCGTGATAACAAGCACATTGCCATCACGACCCAGTTGGATGTCCTGAAAGAACCCGGTTTTGAACAACGCACGAGTGGATTCCACCAGACGGCGGTCATCCGCTACTTCACCCACGTTCAGAGGCAACGCGCCAAACACGCTACCGGCGGAAACCCGCTGGAGGCCGTTGACACGGATATCAGAGATAGTGAAGGACTCGGCGTGAACTTCGGCGATCATCAGTACGGCGAGAACCGCAGTTAGCAGCAGACGTTTCATGAAGTCCTTTCTTATTCCAACTGGCAATAAACAAACTGCCGCAAAATGCGGCAGATTCGCAATTCAGCGAAGCGTTTACAGACGGCCCAGATCGTTGATCAAGGCAAGTAACATCACCCCGACCACCAAGCTGATACCGATCTGCATTCCCCAACCCTGCACCCGATCCGACAAGGGGCGACCACGCACCCACTCGATCAGATAAAACAACAAATGTCCCCCATCCAGTACAGGTATGGGCAACAAATTCAGAACCCCGAGGCTGATACTCAGATAAGCCAGGAAATTCAGGAAATCAGCAACACCCGACTGGGCAGAAGCGCCCGCCACTTTAGCAATGGTTATCGGTCCACTCAAGTTTTTTACCGAGAGCTCGCCGAACAACATTTTCTTGAGTGAGTCGAGCGTCAATATGCTCATGGTCCAGGTGCGTTTGGCCCCCTCCCCGATTGCCGCGAGCGGGCCATAGCTGACTTCACGGATCATCGATGGTGGCCAGTCGACACCTTTGACGCCGGCCCCCAGATAACCGGTTGCTGCCTTGCCTTCGCCACGCGCAGCCAGCGTGACCGGAATCTCTACCGGCACACCGTCGCGCTCGACATGCAAAACAATACGGGCTTGCGGATGTACCCGCACCCAGTCCACGACCTGCTGCCAGTCCTTGACCGGCTGATCGTCGATGGCCAGCAGCTTGTCACCGGTTTTAAGCCCGGCAGCCTGGGCAGGGCCTTTAGGGTCGAGTTCTGCCAGAACGGCTGGCAACTCGGGACGCCATGGGCGAATCCCCAACGACTTGATCGGATCCGGCTCATCAGCGCCCTTGAGCCAGTCTTTCAATACCAACTGACGGGACGTTTCAGCCGTTGTACCCGGCTCACGCACCACCACCTGCAACGAACCGCTTTCGCCCAGACGGCGAACCAGCTGCAGGTTGACGTTTGACCAGCCCGTGGTTGGCTCGCCATCGATGGAGACGATTTCCTGACCGGCAGTCAGCCCGGCCTGAGCCGCCAGGCTGCCGCTTTCCACTGCACCGATGACCGGCCGCACCTGCTGGCTGCCCATCATTGCCAGCACCCAGAAGAACGCCATGGCCAACATGAAGTTGGCAATTGGCCCGGCCGCAACGATGGCAATGCGCTGCCCTACGGTCTTGCGGTTGAACGATTGATCGCGCTGCTCGGCGGGCACTTCGCCTTCGCGCTCATCGAGCATCTTGACGTAGCCACCCAACGGAATGGCAGCAACTACAAACTCGGTGCCCTGGCGGTCATGCCAGCGAAGCAGAGGCGTACCGAAGCCCACGGAGAAGCGCAGAACCTTGACGCCACAACGGCGCGCCACCCAAAAGTGACCGAATTCATGAAAAGTGACCAGCACACCCAATGCCACCAGGGTGCCAACAATCATATAGAGCGCACTCATCTACTTTCTCCGCGATTCTGTCCGGTTCCGGCTCACATCACTTTCAGCCGTTACGACTCAACCACTGTTCAGCCAGCATCCGGGCTTTGCTATCTGCGGCAAATACCGCTTCCAATTCGTCGACGGCCACAACGGGCTCGCTGTTCAATACGTCTTCGATAATACGCGCGATCTGCGGATAACGGATTCGCCCGTCCAAAAAGGCGGCCACGGCAACTTCGTTTGCCGCATTGAGCATCGCTGGCGCGCTATTGCCCGCCATGGCAGCCTCGCGAGCCAGACGCAAACAAGGGAAGCGTTGCTCGTCAGGGCGCTGGAAGTCCAGCCGCGCCACTGCAAACAGGTCCAACGGCGCAACACCCGAGTCAATCCGCTCAGGCCAGGCCAGGGCATTGGCAATCGGCGTACGCATATCGGGGTTGCCCAACTGGGCCAGCACCGAGCCATCCACATAATCGACCAGCGAGTGAATCACGCTTTGCGGATGGATCACCACCTCGACCTGTTCCGGGCGCGCATCAAACAGCCAGCAGGCCTCGATCAGCTCCAGGCCTTTGTTCATCATGCTGGCCGAATCTACCGAAATCTTGCGCCCCATCGACCAATTGGGATGAGCACAGGCTTGATCCGGCGTGACATGCTCAAGCTCTGCCAGCGGCGTCTCACGGAATGGACCACCAGAGGCTGTCAGCAAAATCCGACGAACACCGACATTACCCAGGCCACGGGAAAAGTCCCGGGGCAAGCACTGGAAAATCGCGTTGTGTTCGCTGTCGATGGGCAGCAATACCGAACCGCTGCGACGCACGGCCTGCATAAACAGGTCGCCGGTCATCACCAACGCTTCTTTGTTGGCCAGCAGGATCTTCTTGCCGGCATTGACCGCCGCCAGTGTCGGGCGCAGGCCTGCGGCACCGACAATTGCCGCCATCACCGAATCCACTTCAGGAGCCGACGAAACCTGACACAAGCCCTCCTCACCTACCAACACCTCGGTATTGAGCCCGGCTGCGCGCAAATCCGCCTGTAACTGGCTGGCAGCACGCTCATCCGGCACCACGGCAACCTGCGGCCGGTGCTTGATGCACAAGGCCAGCAGTTCGGCGA
Proteins encoded in this window:
- the bamA gene encoding outer membrane protein assembly factor BamA produces the protein MKRLLLTAVLAVLMIAEVHAESFTISDIRVNGLQRVSAGSVFGALPLNVGEVADDRRLVESTRALFKTGFFQDIQLGRDGNVLVITVVERPSVSSITIDGNKAISTDDLMKGLKQSGLAEGEIFQRATLEGVRNELQRQYVAQGRYSATVDTEVVPEPRNRVALKVNINEGTVAAIQHINVVGNTVFPESDLVDLFELKTTNWLSFFKNDDKYAREKLSGDLERLRSYYLDRGYINMDIASTQVSITPDKKSVYITVNVNEGEKYNVGEVKLSGDLKVPEDQIKSLLLVQPGQVFSRKLMTTTSELITRRLGNEGYTFANVNGVPQPNPEDHTVAITFVVDPGKRAYVNRINYRGNTKSADEVLRREMRQMEGGWASTYLIDQSKVRLERLGFFKEVNVETPAVPGTDDQVDVNYAVEEQASGSITASVGFAQSAGLILGGSITQNNFLGTGNKVSIGLTRSEYQSRYNFSYVDPYWTADGVSLGYNAFYRTTDYKDLDVDVANYSVDSLGAGITMGYPISDTSRLTYGLTVQQDEISTGQYTVDEIFDFVNREGDKYLNFKASVGWSESTLNKGVLPTRGSSQSLVFETTIPGSDLQFYKLDYRAQLFQPLTDTYTMRLHTELGYGDGYGSTEGLPFYENYYAGGFNSVRGFKDSALGPRSTPSRGAGVTGNVGTIADPDQDPLPFGGNVLIQGGVEVLFPMPFVKDQRSLRTSVFWDVGNVFDTNCKGDTKDCDIGFSNLASSVGVGVTWVTALGPLSFSLAMPIKKPDDADTQVFQFSLGQTF
- a CDS encoding OmpH family outer membrane protein, which produces MRKLTQLVLLASVLVAGPAFADMKIAVLNYQMALLESDAAKRYAVDAEKKFGPQLTKLKSLESSAKGIQDRLVKGGDKMQQGERERLELEFKQKARDFQFQSKELNEAKAVADREMLKQLKPKLDSAVEEVIKKGAFDLVFERGAVIDVKPQYDITRQVIERMNQLK
- the fabZ gene encoding 3-hydroxyacyl-ACP dehydratase FabZ encodes the protein MMDINEIREYLPHRYPFLLVDRVVDLDVENKRIRAYKNVSINEPFFNGHFPAHPIMPGVLIIEAMAQAAGILGFKMMDLKPADGTLYYFVGSDKLRFRQPVLPGDQLILEAKFLSCKRSIWKFECQATVDGKPVCSAEIICAERKL
- the lpxA gene encoding acyl-ACP--UDP-N-acetylglucosamine O-acyltransferase — translated: MSLIDPRAIIDPTAILADDVEVGPWSIIGAGVEIGEGTVIGPHVILKGPTRIGKHNRIYQFSSVGEDTPDLKYKGEETRLVIGDHNVIREGVTIHRGTIQDRSETTLGDHNLVMAYAHIGHDSVIGNHCILVNNSALAGHVHMGDWAILSGFTLVHQFCHIGAHSFSGMGTAIGKDVPAFVTVFGSPAEARSMNFEGMRRRGFSDDAIHALRRAYKVVYRQGLTVDQALAELAEPAAQFPEVAMFVESIRSSTRGITR
- the ispC gene encoding 1-deoxy-D-xylulose-5-phosphate reductoisomerase; its protein translation is MNRPQQITVLGATGSIGLSTLDVIARHPDRYQAFALTGYSRLAELLALCIKHRPQVAVVPDERAASQLQADLRAAGLNTEVLVGEEGLCQVSSAPEVDSVMAAIVGAAGLRPTLAAVNAGKKILLANKEALVMTGDLFMQAVRRSGSVLLPIDSEHNAIFQCLPRDFSRGLGNVGVRRILLTASGGPFRETPLAELEHVTPDQACAHPNWSMGRKISVDSASMMNKGLELIEACWLFDARPEQVEVVIHPQSVIHSLVDYVDGSVLAQLGNPDMRTPIANALAWPERIDSGVAPLDLFAVARLDFQRPDEQRFPCLRLAREAAMAGNSAPAMLNAANEVAVAAFLDGRIRYPQIARIIEDVLNSEPVVAVDELEAVFAADSKARMLAEQWLSRNG
- the rseP gene encoding sigma E protease regulator RseP; this encodes MSALYMIVGTLVALGVLVTFHEFGHFWVARRCGVKVLRFSVGFGTPLLRWHDRQGTEFVVAAIPLGGYVKMLDEREGEVPAEQRDQSFNRKTVGQRIAIVAAGPIANFMLAMAFFWVLAMMGSQQVRPVIGAVESGSLAAQAGLTAGQEIVSIDGEPTTGWSNVNLQLVRRLGESGSLQVVVREPGTTAETSRQLVLKDWLKGADEPDPIKSLGIRPWRPELPAVLAELDPKGPAQAAGLKTGDKLLAIDDQPVKDWQQVVDWVRVHPQARIVLHVERDGVPVEIPVTLAARGEGKAATGYLGAGVKGVDWPPSMIREVSYGPLAAIGEGAKRTWTMSILTLDSLKKMLFGELSVKNLSGPITIAKVAGASAQSGVADFLNFLAYLSISLGVLNLLPIPVLDGGHLLFYLIEWVRGRPLSDRVQGWGMQIGISLVVGVMLLALINDLGRL
- the lpxB gene encoding lipid-A-disaccharide synthase — translated: MARLRIALVAGEASGDILGSGLMRALKAQHSDIEFIGVGGPLMEAEGMSSYFPMERLSVMGLVEVLGRLRELLKRRKLLVQTLIAEKPDVFIGIDAPDFTLNIELQLRRAGIKTVHYVSPSVWAWRQKRVLKIREGCDLMLTLLPFEARFYEEHGVPVRFVGHSLADTIPLEADKAGARAELGLPDGPLVALMPGSRGGEVGKLGGLFLDAAQIIRQARPDVRFVLPCASAARREQIEQLLVGRDLPLTLLDGQSHLALAACDAVLIASGTATLEALLYKRPMVVAYRLARLTFWILKRLVKSPYVSLPNLLAQRMLVPELLQDAATPEALARTLLPLLEGGEEQTRGFDEIHRTLRLDASNQAAKAVLDLIAQSK
- the rnhB gene encoding ribonuclease HII; translation: MQIGLDFNLVEDLVAGVDEVGRGPLCGAVVTAAVILDPNRPIAGLNDSKKLTEARREKLFDEIREKALSWCIARAEVEEIDELNILHATMLAMQRAVEGLSITPKLAMIDGNRCPKLAMPAEAVVKGDSKVPAIAAASILAKVSRDREMAAFELQYPGYGIGGHKGYPTAVHLAALERLGPTPIHRRSFGPVRRAYEALEGL